The proteins below are encoded in one region of Tachypleus tridentatus isolate NWPU-2018 chromosome 4, ASM421037v1, whole genome shotgun sequence:
- the LOC143249058 gene encoding uncharacterized protein LOC143249058 produces the protein MDDETCIPSPNKITSILGHPIPLIIGAAEVILLITCLSLIIWKCCCKTERRKEDEVIVEDGKDTIKPLIPQNSIEKPSKHVKNNRKPQHNTKNRPRKVRNVHLSQEKNKEKKFTKYKAYRPLYYKELKHKFKQLSNTDSDSP, from the exons ATGGATGACGAAACATGCATTCCTTCTCCAAACAAAA taaCATCAATATTAGGTCATCCCATTCCCCTCATCATTGGTGCAGCAGAAGTAATACTTTTGATAACTTGTTTAAg TCTTATAATTTGGAAATGCTGCTGTAAAACAGAAAGACGGAAAGAAGATGAGGTGATCGTCGAGGATGGAAAAGATACAATAAAACCACTAATACCACAAAACTCAATAGAAAAACCAagtaaacatgtaaaaaacaatagaaaaccaCAGCATAATACAAAAAATAGACCAAGGAAAGTGCGGAATGTTCACCTGTCTCAA gaaaaaaacaaagaaaaaaaattcaccaAATACAAAGCATACCGACCACTGTATtacaaagaattaaaacataaatttaaacagCTATCAAACACAGATTCCGATAGTCCATAG